The segment GCCGGCGGCTTCATGCCGGGCGGCTGGGGCTCGGTCCTCACCGGTGTGCTGATGGTCGTCTTCTCCTTCATGGGCAGCGAGATCGTCACCCTGGCGGCCGGCGAGTCCGAGGACCCGCGCCGCGCGGTCACCAAGGCCACCAACTCGGTGATCTGGCGCATCGGCGTCTTCTACCTGGGTTCGATCTTCGTCGTCCTCACCCTGCTGCCGTGGAACGACAAGTCGATCGTCGAGAAGGGCTCGTACGTCGCCGCCCTGGACTCGATCGGCATCGCGCACGCCGGCCAGATCATGAACGTGATCGTCCTGACGGCCGTGCTGTCCTGCCTGAACTCGGGCCTCTACACCGCTTCCCGCATGGCGTTCTCGCTGGGCGAGCGCGGTGACGCGCCCAAGGCGTTCGCCAAGACCAGCAAGAACGGCGTGCCCACGGTCGCCATCCTCGGCTCGGTGGTCTTCGGCTTCATCGCCGTCTACTTCAACTACACGTCCCCGGACACGGTGTTCAACTTCCTGCTGAACTCCTCGGGTGCCATCGCGCTCTTCGTGTGGCTGGTCATCTGCCTGACCCAGCTGCGGATGCGCGGGATCCTGATGCGCGAGGCGCCGGAGAAGGTCACCGTCAGGATGTGGCTCTTCCCGTACCTGACGTGGGCCACCGCCGCGATGATCACCTTCGTCCTCGGCTACATGGTCTACGACAAGGACAACCGCGAGACGGTGCTGTACTCCCTGCTCGTCGCGGCCGTCGTGATCGCGATCGGCGTGGTGCGCAACGCCCGCCGCAAGGGCGAGCTCGCGGTCGAGGCCACGGCCGACGCCGTGGCCGACGCGGTCTGACCGGACCCCCGCACACCGCAGCAGCCCCGGACCGCCCGCACGCGGTCCGGGGCTGCTGCGCAGGCGCCGGCAGAAGGGGCCGTACGGGTCAGCCGCGGCGGCCGGCCAGCTTCCAGGCGGCCGGCAGGGCGCCCATGGCCAGCGCGGCCTTGAGGGCGTCGC is part of the Streptomyces katrae genome and harbors:
- a CDS encoding amino acid permease, which encodes MSTTTTLQKAGGPTGEPGSAQPSDGLKAGLKNRHLSMIAIGGVIGAGLFVGSGGGIAKAGPAILISYLLVGAMVVFVMRMLGEMAAASPNSGSFSAYADRALGRWAGFSIGWLYWFFWVVVLAVEATAGAKILEGWIPAVPQWAWALIVMVVLTATNLGSVASYGEFEFWFAGIKVVAIGAFVIVGMLAVFGVLPGSDNPGAGFAHLTDAGGFMPGGWGSVLTGVLMVVFSFMGSEIVTLAAGESEDPRRAVTKATNSVIWRIGVFYLGSIFVVLTLLPWNDKSIVEKGSYVAALDSIGIAHAGQIMNVIVLTAVLSCLNSGLYTASRMAFSLGERGDAPKAFAKTSKNGVPTVAILGSVVFGFIAVYFNYTSPDTVFNFLLNSSGAIALFVWLVICLTQLRMRGILMREAPEKVTVRMWLFPYLTWATAAMITFVLGYMVYDKDNRETVLYSLLVAAVVIAIGVVRNARRKGELAVEATADAVADAV